Proteins encoded by one window of Polyodon spathula isolate WHYD16114869_AA chromosome 16, ASM1765450v1, whole genome shotgun sequence:
- the LOC121328786 gene encoding serine/threonine-protein kinase SBK1-like, which produces SAFEESPAAELLALAKQTAGLKLNSYTYCCTASREREREREREREREREREREREKEKEREGEERDSVCITMNPILPADRDPIEELMLLMAQSLSSLEIREHFNVIKEIGRGKYGKVLLVSHRCRGTLMALKVMPKTSTKLQGFLREYCISLHLSSHPCIVGLFGIAFQSEEHYGFAQELVLGKDLFAVIEPRVGIPETVVKRCAQQIASALEYIHSKGLVHRDIKPENILLLDRACCRVKLADFGLAQKRGSQIQLVSGTLPYMSPELCAMGVSPDTDSKSRTILIVEPSLDTWAFAVVLFCLLTGYFPWERCTPSDLFYQEFAEWCQGEPGEWEVPSQWKRFSDSALAMFKKLLAVRAQDRYPVTEVLAYLDEEWAKLPVAENQNEDETTTVGCHGKGFSVCRTASHYGSPTQKDMQ; this is translated from the exons TCAGCTTTTGAAGAAAGTCCTGCAGCTGAGCTGCTAGCATTGGCGAAGCAAACAGCTGGACTCAAGCTAAACAGCTATACCTACTGCTGCACagcaagcagagagagagagagagagagagagagagagagagagagagagagagagagagagagagagagagagaaagagaaagagagagag ggagaggagagagactctgtCTGCATCACCATGAATCCGATCTTGCCGGCTGACAGGGACCCGATCGAGGAGCTGATGCTGCTGATGGCTCAGAGCCTGAGCAGCCTGGAGATCAGGGAACACTTCAACGTCATCAAGGAGATCGGGAGAGGGAAGTACGGGAAGGTGCTGCTGGTCAGCCATCGCTGCAGAG GCACTCTAATGGCCCTGAAGGTGATGCCCAAGACCTCGACCAAGCTGCAGGGATTCCTGCGTGAGTATTGCATCTCTCTGCACCTGTCCAGTCACCCCTGCATCGTGGGGCTGTTCGGCATCGCGTTCCAGTCTGAGGAACACTATGGATTCGCTCAGGAGCTGGTCCTCGGAAAGGACCTCTTTGCTGTCATCGAGCCTCGA GTGGGCATCCCAGAGACTGTGGTGAAGCGCTGTGCCCAGCAGATCGCCAGCGCTCTGGAGTACATCCACAGCAAGGGGCTGGTCCACCGGGACATCAAACCCGAAAACATCCTTCTGTTGGACCGGGCCTGCTGTCGGGTGAAGCTGGCCGACTTTGGGTTGGCTCAGAAGAGGGGCTCGCAGATCCAGCTCGTCTCCGGTACCCTGCCTTACATGTCGCCAGAGTTGTGTGCTATGGGAGTCTCCCCAGACACCGACAGCAAGTCAAGAACGATCCTCATTGTGGAACCCAGCCTGGACACCTGGGCCTTCGCCGTGGTCCTTTTCTGTCTCCTAACCGGATACTTCCCCTGGGAACGCTGCACCCCCAGCGACCTTTTCTACCAAGAGTTTGCAGAGTGGTGCCAAGGGGAGCCGGGCGAATGGGAGGTGCCCTCCCAGTGGAAACGCTTCAGCGACAGCGCGCTTGCCATGTTTAAGAAGCTGCTGGCAGTAAGAGCCCAGGATCGCTACCCAGTCACTGAGGTGCTGGCTTACCTAGATGAGGAGTGGGCGAAGCTTCCTGTGGCAGAGAACCAGAATGAAGATGAGACGACGACTGTGGGCTGCCATGGAAAGGGATTCAGTGTGTGC